The Persephonella atlantica region CTTTTTCTTTCAGCTCTTTATCTGTTTTACCTTTTATATAAGGAACCCAGATAAGATTTTCTGCACTGTTATTATCTTTGTTTGTGTCTTTGTGTATTACATACCTGTAGCTTTCTGGATTTGGAACAAAGTACTCTGCAACCAGCCTGTGCAGATAGTACACCTTTTTTCTCTTTCCATCAGAAAGCTGAACTGTGTGAAAACCCCTTTTGTTTTTAAATGTCTTTTTTCTGAACTCCCTGTAACTTTCAGGAAGAAGCCCATCTTTTATCTTTCTGTATATGAACCCCTTACTGCTTACAGCATAATCTGGAAAATCCTCTATCTGTTTTAATGTCTCATCACCAAATCTGTAAATTACTTTTCCCTTCATCAGATACACCTCTTTTTAAATATACAAAATTATATTATATTGTTAAAGCAAATATAAGAGACATTATATTTGCAGTGAGGTAAAAATTTTAGAAAATATCTGAAGATTTCTTTTTTATTATCGGAAATTTTCACAGATTTTATGGAAAATACCGAAACAGTTAAAAAAGTAGTATCATATTGGTATGATTAGATTATTTGTCAGGAAACAGCATACAATAAAGATTGAAACAATAGAAGACCTGTCTGTAAAATGGGAAAATCCTCAGGATGTTCTGTGGATAGATATCATATCTCCAACAGATGAAGAACTTAAGTGGGTGTCTGAGCAGTTTGAGGTTGAGTTTCCATCAAGGCAGGAGACACAGGAGATAGAAATCAGCTCCAGATACTTTGAAGACGAAGAAGGAATAACAATAAACGCATACTTTCTTATCACAGAAAAGGAAACTCCATATAACGAAACTGTTACCTTCATACTGAAGAAACACCATCTAATAACTGTCAGATACAAAGAGCTGAAAACATTTAAAGAACTGGTAAAAAAACTTATGCTTAATCCCAGCGCCTATGAAGATGGTTACTACATAATGGCAGGAATACTTGAGATAAGAATAGATACCGATGCTGACACTCTTGAGTTTATAACAAGGGAAATCTCAAAGTTAGGCAAGATTGTTTTTACAGGTATAGATATCACAGAAGAGATATTAGAGTCCATATCCTTTTATGAAGAGATGAATATGACCATAAGGGAAAACCTTATTGATAAACAGAGAATTCTATCTTCTCTTCTCAAATCTTACAAAGTTCCAAAAGAAGTAAGAGAAGAGCTAAGGATAATGATAAAGGACGTCAACTCACTGATTGAGTACACCACATTTAATTTTGAAAGGCTAGACTATCTCCAGAACACATTCTTGGGTCTGCTGAACATTCAGCAGAATCAGGTTATAAAGATATTTACCATAATGTCTGTTATATTCCTGCCTCCAACACTGATAGCAAGCATATACGGTATGAACTTCCATTTTATGCCGGAACTTGACTGGAAGTATGGTTATCCTTTTGCAATACTGCTTATGATAATATCTGCTCTGATACCACTTATAGTGTTCAAGAAAAAAGGGTGGCTTTAATTAGATTTTTGTTATATCTTTATAGTTATAAAACTACAGGAGAATAAAATGGCCGAAATAACAAAACCTGTAGAAACAGAGATTGAAGAAGAAAATGTAGAAACCAAAAGGAAATCTATTTCTGAGTATTACAGTTATGAAGATTTTCTTCTAAATAGAAAGGTCACAATTCTGTATGGCATAACCTTCTTTTTTATTTTCTTGTCTGCTGTGGTTTCTGAGATACTTTCCCTTGTATTCCATGAAGGTCTCCTCAGCCCTGTTCAGGTTGTTTTTCACTCTGTAGCTTTTGTCGGATACGTTATAACGTTTTATTACGTTTACAGAAAACAGGACTACATAGAAAAGAAAAATACAGAGATTTTCAAAAAACAAGAAGAGATAGACAGGGAAGAGCTGAAAAAATTCATATAAACTGAACAAATCCCTGTTTTTGCCGATAATGTGTATAAAACTACCCCGGGGTGATAGGTATGTCTCTGTTTTTTGGACTTTCCCTTGCCGGACAGTCTCTTTTAACTCACAAAAGGGCTATGGACAACGTAAACAAGAATATAGCCAATCTATACTCTGAAGGTTATTCCCGCCGTGTTAATCACATATCAGATATGGTAGCAAGCAGTGTTTACCTGCAGAGAATAGAAAGAGTATTTGACCAGTCACTGTTTAGCAGATACATAAACACTAACAATCAGAAAACTGGTTACGAAAATTATCAGGACATCCTCCAGCAGATAGAGTCCCTTTATAACGACATTATGGGTTCAGGTCTGTCTGAAACGCTAAATGATTTCTTTAACTCATTTAACGATGTTGCAGTAAACCCTGATGACCTGGCAGCAAGGCAGACAGTACTGTCCAAAGCAACTGCTTTAGTAGGAAGAATAAGAAATGATTACCAATCTCTGCAGGATATAAAGGAAAAAACAGGGCTTTCAATAAAGGACAACATCCAGAAGCTAAACAACCTCACAGAGCAGTTAGCTTACGTAAATAAAAACATAAAGTTTTACTTCAATGACGAAGTCCGGTTGAACGAATTTTTAGACGAAAGGGATAGACTCCTTAAAGAAATATCATCACTTATAGACACAAAAATCAGAATAAACGAGGACAACACAGTTGACGTTTTCACTTCAAAAGGATTTGAGCTTGTTCTGTATGACAGAAACACCAGGCTAACATACGATACAGACAACAACGGAAATCCTGTTGTAAGGCTGAGAGGTATAAACATAACAGACATCCTGAACAAAGGTAAAATCGGCGGATACCTGCAGGGAATAAAAAAGGTAAACGAAGCATTAAACCAGCTTAATGACTTTACAACAGTTCTTGCTCTGACTGTGAATAAACAGCACAGCTCAGGATACGACCTTTACGGAAATACAGGGATAAACTTTTTTGGAATAGACCCCTCAAGCTCCCTGACAGAGCTGAATGCTTCAAACATTGTCGTTAACATATCAGACCCAAAACTGATAGCAGCTGCCTCAGACCCTGCATACACAAATTCAGATAACACAAACATCAAAAAACTGATAAACCTGAAAGATGACATAACAGGTGTACTGACAGCCACAGAAGAAGCAGATTTGCTGGCTGATGGTCTGATTAATTTAGGTGGTATAGATTACCGTTTGAGCAGTACCAATAATTACAATCTGATAAAGGAAAAGTCGTTCCACGAGTTTTACAGCTCGCAGATGGTTGCTCCTGTATCCTCTGAACTGTCAAAGATAAAAACTCTCACAGAAGACTCTTCTTTTATGTTGGATGCAATAGACCAGAAGTTAAAAGAAGTCTCATCAGTCAATATTGATGAAGAGCTTATAAATTTGACAAAACTACAGAGGGCTTACGAAGCATCAGCAAAGATAATAAACGTAACAGATGAGCTTCTCCAGACTGTCTTAAACCTTGTTAAGTGATTACTAAAAACTATAATTAATATACCGATAATAAGATAAAATATTGAAAAA contains the following coding sequences:
- the corA gene encoding magnesium/cobalt transporter CorA; translated protein: MIRLFVRKQHTIKIETIEDLSVKWENPQDVLWIDIISPTDEELKWVSEQFEVEFPSRQETQEIEISSRYFEDEEGITINAYFLITEKETPYNETVTFILKKHHLITVRYKELKTFKELVKKLMLNPSAYEDGYYIMAGILEIRIDTDADTLEFITREISKLGKIVFTGIDITEEILESISFYEEMNMTIRENLIDKQRILSSLLKSYKVPKEVREELRIMIKDVNSLIEYTTFNFERLDYLQNTFLGLLNIQQNQVIKIFTIMSVIFLPPTLIASIYGMNFHFMPELDWKYGYPFAILLMIISALIPLIVFKKKGWL
- the flgK gene encoding flagellar hook-associated protein FlgK is translated as MSLFFGLSLAGQSLLTHKRAMDNVNKNIANLYSEGYSRRVNHISDMVASSVYLQRIERVFDQSLFSRYINTNNQKTGYENYQDILQQIESLYNDIMGSGLSETLNDFFNSFNDVAVNPDDLAARQTVLSKATALVGRIRNDYQSLQDIKEKTGLSIKDNIQKLNNLTEQLAYVNKNIKFYFNDEVRLNEFLDERDRLLKEISSLIDTKIRINEDNTVDVFTSKGFELVLYDRNTRLTYDTDNNGNPVVRLRGINITDILNKGKIGGYLQGIKKVNEALNQLNDFTTVLALTVNKQHSSGYDLYGNTGINFFGIDPSSSLTELNASNIVVNISDPKLIAAASDPAYTNSDNTNIKKLINLKDDITGVLTATEEADLLADGLINLGGIDYRLSSTNNYNLIKEKSFHEFYSSQMVAPVSSELSKIKTLTEDSSFMLDAIDQKLKEVSSVNIDEELINLTKLQRAYEASAKIINVTDELLQTVLNLVK
- a CDS encoding HNH endonuclease signature motif containing protein — its product is MKGKVIYRFGDETLKQIEDFPDYAVSSKGFIYRKIKDGLLPESYREFRKKTFKNKRGFHTVQLSDGKRKKVYYLHRLVAEYFVPNPESYRYVIHKDTNKDNNSAENLIWVPYIKGKTDKELKEKVSQLIQEGKSYYQISKILQISIQKVMKIAGKKDILSITVESAVKEKLLKKAEKEGKTLSELIEGLLKRYVEGKDE